Proteins found in one Bacillus sp. BGMRC 2118 genomic segment:
- the ald gene encoding alanine dehydrogenase, translating to MRIGVPQEIKNNENRVAMTPAGVVNLVKFGHEVFIEKNAGMGSGFTDEQYVEAGARIVETAKEAWEMEMVMKVKEPIPSEYGYFREGLILFTYLHLAPEPELTKALIDNKVVAIAYETVQLANGSLPLLTPMSEVAGRMSAQIGAQYLEKPKGGMGILLSGVPGVRRGKVTVIGGGVAGTNAAKIAVGLGAHVTILDVNPDRLRQLDDIFGNSVTTLMSNPLNLAEEISESDLVIGAVLIPGAKAPKLVTEEMIKSMRPGSVVVDIAIDQGGIFETTDRITTHDDPTYEKFGVLHYAVANMPGAVPRTSTMALTNVTVPYAVQIANKGYKQACLENEALLKGINTLNGFVTYKAVAESHGLEYADARETLMYL from the coding sequence ATGCGTATAGGTGTACCACAAGAAATTAAGAACAATGAAAATCGTGTCGCGATGACGCCTGCAGGGGTAGTCAACCTTGTTAAGTTTGGACATGAAGTATTTATAGAAAAAAATGCAGGTATGGGTTCAGGATTCACAGATGAGCAATATGTTGAAGCCGGGGCTCGTATTGTAGAAACAGCAAAAGAAGCTTGGGAAATGGAAATGGTCATGAAGGTAAAAGAACCAATTCCTAGTGAATATGGGTACTTTAGAGAAGGCCTTATTTTATTTACATACTTACACTTGGCTCCAGAGCCAGAATTAACAAAAGCTTTAATTGATAATAAGGTAGTAGCAATTGCTTATGAGACAGTTCAACTAGCAAACGGCTCACTTCCATTACTTACACCAATGAGTGAAGTAGCGGGTAGAATGTCAGCACAAATTGGTGCACAATACCTAGAGAAGCCAAAGGGTGGAATGGGGATTTTATTAAGTGGCGTACCAGGTGTTCGTCGTGGAAAAGTAACAGTAATCGGTGGTGGGGTAGCAGGTACAAATGCAGCGAAAATTGCTGTTGGACTAGGTGCTCACGTTACGATTTTAGATGTTAATCCAGACCGTCTTCGTCAGTTAGATGATATATTTGGTAATAGTGTAACGACATTAATGTCTAATCCGTTAAACTTAGCTGAAGAAATCTCTGAGTCTGACCTTGTAATTGGTGCAGTATTAATCCCAGGTGCAAAGGCTCCTAAGCTAGTTACTGAAGAAATGATTAAGTCCATGAGACCAGGTTCAGTTGTGGTGGATATTGCCATCGACCAAGGTGGTATTTTCGAAACAACAGACAGAATTACAACACATGATGATCCAACATATGAAAAGTTTGGTGTGCTGCACTATGCAGTGGCGAACATGCCAGGAGCAGTACCACGTACATCAACAATGGCATTAACAAATGTAACGGTTCCTTATGCAGTTCAAATTGCAAATAAAGGGTACAAGCAAGCTTGTTTAGAAAACGAAGCCTTACTAAAAGGAATTAACACATTAAACGGATTTGTAACGTATAAAGCAGTAGCAGAATCTCATGGTCTTGAGTATGCAGATGCACGTGAAACTTTAATGTACTTATAA
- a CDS encoding aminopeptidase P family protein, producing MSNQRIQQFTSWLKSENISAGFITSKANIFYLTKFYTDPHERLVSLLVFQDEAPILVAPNMEREQIISSGWENEIIGYSDTDNPWQFIKNAVLKRNISIETLAIEKEHMTYERAEKINEIFSQPVLISAEDKLHDLRMLKDSDEIAILREAAKLADYGVEVGVHSIKEGRSELEVLATIEFELKKKGIREMSFSTMVLTGEKTAAPHGKPGLETIKSGDFILFDLGVVLDGYCSDITRTVALGHVFDKQREIYETVLQAELSALNICKPGLEIGTIDTTARNIITNKGYGDYFTHRIGHGLGIDVHEFPSMTSTNTNTLKPGMTFTIEPGIYVPKVGGVRIEDDVLITENGFESLTNYPKELQIL from the coding sequence ATGAGTAACCAACGTATACAACAATTTACAAGCTGGTTGAAATCTGAGAACATCTCTGCAGGCTTTATTACTTCAAAGGCCAATATCTTTTACTTAACAAAATTCTACACCGATCCACATGAACGCTTAGTTAGCCTTCTCGTATTTCAGGATGAAGCACCTATTCTTGTTGCCCCAAACATGGAGCGAGAACAAATTATATCTAGCGGCTGGGAAAACGAAATAATTGGCTACTCTGACACCGATAATCCTTGGCAATTTATTAAGAATGCTGTTCTGAAAAGAAACATTTCCATCGAAACGCTTGCTATAGAAAAAGAACATATGACTTATGAACGGGCAGAAAAAATTAATGAAATCTTTAGTCAGCCAGTACTCATTTCAGCAGAAGATAAACTACATGACCTGCGCATGCTGAAGGATTCTGATGAGATTGCTATTTTAAGAGAGGCAGCAAAGCTGGCAGACTATGGTGTTGAAGTCGGGGTACACAGCATCAAAGAAGGAAGATCAGAACTGGAAGTACTTGCTACCATTGAATTCGAATTGAAGAAGAAAGGCATTCGAGAAATGTCATTCTCTACAATGGTACTGACTGGTGAGAAAACTGCTGCACCACACGGGAAGCCTGGATTAGAAACAATTAAAAGTGGAGACTTTATTCTTTTTGATTTAGGCGTGGTGTTGGATGGCTATTGCTCAGATATCACTCGTACAGTTGCACTTGGGCATGTGTTTGATAAGCAACGTGAAATTTACGAAACGGTACTGCAGGCAGAACTCTCTGCCCTAAACATCTGTAAACCAGGTCTTGAAATTGGTACGATCGATACAACAGCTCGCAATATCATTACGAATAAAGGGTATGGTGACTATTTCACTCATCGTATTGGTCACGGACTTGGAATCGATGTTCATGAGTTCCCTTCCATGACGAGCACAAATACAAATACGTTAAAGCCGGGAATGACGTTTACAATTGAACCAGGTATTTACGTGCCAAAAGTTGGTGGAGTAAGAATTGAAGATGATGTTCTCATTACGGAAAACGGGTTTGAGTCACTGACCAATTATCCAAAGGAACTTCAAATTTTATAG
- a CDS encoding metal-dependent hydrolase, producing the protein MKVSYHGHSVVKVETESKTILFDPFITGNSLTDLSADEVKADVILLTHGHGDHVGDTVSIAKRHDSLVVAPNELAVFLGWKGLRVHPMHIGGAFQFDFGRVKLTQAFHGSSYEEDGQLIYTGMPSGILLTVDGKTIYHAGDTALFSDMKLIGELNDIDVAFLPIGDNFTMGPEDALLAAKWLNAKTVVPIHYNTFPVISQDPQAYVNSLPTGVGKLLKPGEVLEL; encoded by the coding sequence ATGAAAGTTTCGTATCATGGCCATTCTGTTGTGAAGGTTGAGACAGAAAGTAAGACAATTTTATTTGATCCGTTTATTACTGGTAATTCTCTAACAGATTTATCAGCTGACGAAGTGAAGGCTGATGTAATCTTATTAACTCATGGACATGGTGATCATGTAGGAGATACCGTTTCAATTGCGAAGCGTCATGATTCACTAGTAGTAGCACCTAACGAATTGGCTGTATTTTTAGGATGGAAGGGACTTAGAGTTCATCCTATGCATATAGGGGGTGCTTTTCAATTTGATTTTGGAAGAGTGAAGCTTACCCAAGCCTTTCATGGATCTTCATATGAAGAAGATGGTCAACTTATCTATACAGGAATGCCTAGTGGGATTTTATTAACCGTTGATGGAAAGACGATTTACCATGCAGGAGATACCGCTTTATTTTCAGATATGAAGTTAATTGGAGAACTAAATGATATTGATGTTGCATTCCTTCCAATTGGCGACAATTTCACAATGGGACCGGAAGATGCGTTATTAGCAGCAAAGTGGCTAAATGCCAAAACAGTTGTGCCGATACATTATAATACGTTCCCTGTAATTAGTCAGGACCCACAAGCATATGTAAATAGCTTGCCAACTGGGGTAGGTAAATTGTTAAAACCAGGCGAAGTTTTGGAACTATAG
- a CDS encoding CBS domain-containing protein codes for MSTKHEQILQYIDDLEVGHKISVRQIAKELNVSEGTAYRAIKEAENKGFVSSIERVGTIRIEKKKKENIEKLTYAEVVNIVDGTVLGGREGLHKTLNKFVIGAMKLEAMMKYTGAGNLLIVGNRTNAHQLALEAGAAVLITGGFDTDEDVKKLADEVKLPIISTSYDTFTVATMINRAIYDQLIKKEIVVVEDILTPIEETVYLKMDDTVDRWYECNGETKHSRFPVVDHNSKVQGMVTGKDVLGVDRSTLIEKIMTKSPMTVNEKTSVASAAHMMIWEGIEVLPVTDEYQKLKGIISRQDVLKALQVIQRQPQVGQTIDDSVINQFIESLDSSGETVYQCEVTPQMTNHIGTISYGVFTTLVTEAGSRALRSYKKGELVVENITIYFIKPVQLESIITIKPTVLEVGRKFGKVDVAIYNNGVIVGKAMMMVQLIDR; via the coding sequence TTGAGTACGAAACATGAGCAGATCTTACAATATATCGATGATTTAGAAGTAGGTCATAAAATTTCTGTAAGGCAAATTGCAAAGGAATTAAATGTAAGTGAAGGAACAGCTTACCGTGCAATTAAAGAAGCAGAAAACAAAGGATTTGTTAGCAGCATTGAACGAGTTGGAACAATTCGTATTGAAAAAAAGAAAAAAGAAAATATTGAAAAACTTACATACGCTGAAGTTGTGAACATTGTAGACGGAACTGTGTTAGGTGGAAGAGAAGGTCTTCACAAAACCCTAAACAAGTTCGTAATTGGAGCAATGAAGCTTGAAGCGATGATGAAATATACAGGTGCCGGCAATTTATTAATTGTGGGGAATCGTACAAATGCTCATCAATTAGCGTTAGAAGCAGGGGCTGCGGTACTCATCACCGGAGGCTTTGATACTGATGAAGACGTAAAGAAGCTTGCAGATGAAGTGAAGCTTCCTATTATTTCGACAAGCTATGATACCTTTACAGTGGCAACAATGATTAATCGTGCCATTTACGATCAATTAATCAAAAAGGAAATTGTCGTTGTAGAGGATATCTTAACTCCTATTGAAGAAACCGTTTATTTGAAGATGGATGATACTGTTGATAGATGGTATGAATGTAATGGTGAAACGAAGCATAGTCGGTTTCCAGTAGTGGACCATAATTCAAAAGTACAGGGAATGGTTACGGGAAAAGACGTACTAGGTGTCGATCGTTCTACACTCATTGAAAAAATCATGACAAAAAGTCCAATGACCGTAAATGAAAAAACGTCGGTAGCTTCTGCAGCTCATATGATGATATGGGAAGGAATTGAAGTTCTTCCTGTTACTGATGAATATCAAAAGCTAAAAGGTATAATCAGTCGTCAGGATGTTTTAAAGGCATTACAAGTGATTCAGAGACAGCCACAAGTTGGCCAAACCATTGATGATAGTGTCATCAATCAGTTTATTGAATCGTTGGATTCTTCAGGAGAAACGGTGTATCAATGCGAGGTCACACCGCAGATGACAAATCACATAGGAACTATTTCATATGGAGTATTTACAACTCTTGTGACAGAAGCGGGTAGCCGTGCGCTTAGATCGTACAAAAAAGGTGAACTTGTCGTAGAAAATATAACCATTTACTTTATTAAGCCTGTACAGTTAGAAAGTATTATTACAATTAAGCCAACTGTTCTGGAGGTAGGACGAAAGTTCGGTAAAGTAGATGTAGCGATATACAATAATGGAGTTATTGTAGGAAAAGCGATGATGATGGTCCAATTAATTGACCGATAA
- a CDS encoding bifunctional oligoribonuclease/PAP phosphatase NrnA, with protein MKEQILEAIERFDTIIIHRHVRPDPDAYGSQGGLAEILKESYPKKSIYVVGQEEESLSFLKTMDIVTDDMYEGALVIVCDTANQERICDNRFDKGSLLIKIDHHPNEDPYGDILWVNTDASSASEMIYEFYLYGKDKGLTLNQEGARLIYAGIVGDTGRFLFPSTNVHTFKYAGELVGYGFDFTAIYENLYTTKVNVAQLSGYVLQNFSLSATGVASMIIKKDILEKYNVTTSEASQLVGSLGSISGIKAWAFFVEEEDQIRVRLRSKGPVINKIAAKYRGGGHPMAAGASIYTWEEASEVLKDLEQLCRPSS; from the coding sequence ATGAAAGAACAAATATTAGAGGCAATAGAGCGATTTGATACGATCATCATTCATCGGCACGTAAGACCTGACCCAGATGCGTACGGTTCACAAGGTGGACTGGCTGAGATATTAAAGGAGTCATATCCGAAAAAGTCTATTTATGTAGTTGGGCAAGAGGAAGAATCCTTATCATTTTTAAAAACGATGGATATCGTGACAGATGATATGTATGAAGGTGCATTAGTTATCGTTTGTGATACAGCAAACCAAGAACGAATATGCGATAACCGATTCGATAAAGGAAGCTTACTAATAAAAATTGACCATCATCCAAATGAAGATCCATACGGAGATATACTGTGGGTGAATACAGATGCCAGTTCAGCAAGTGAAATGATTTACGAGTTTTATTTATATGGAAAAGATAAAGGTTTGACACTAAATCAAGAGGGTGCAAGATTAATTTACGCTGGAATTGTAGGGGATACAGGGAGATTTTTGTTTCCTAGCACAAATGTTCATACATTCAAATACGCAGGCGAATTAGTAGGATATGGATTCGATTTTACTGCCATTTACGAAAACTTATATACAACAAAGGTGAATGTAGCTCAGTTAAGTGGATATGTACTACAAAATTTCTCGCTTTCAGCAACAGGTGTTGCTTCCATGATTATTAAAAAAGATATTCTTGAAAAGTACAATGTTACCACAAGTGAAGCATCCCAGCTAGTTGGCTCGTTAGGAAGTATTAGTGGCATTAAGGCATGGGCTTTCTTTGTTGAGGAAGAAGATCAAATTCGTGTTAGACTTCGATCGAAAGGGCCGGTCATTAATAAAATTGCTGCAAAGTACCGTGGTGGTGGCCATCCAATGGCGGCAGGGGCATCTATTTATACATGGGAAGAAGCATCAGAAGTATTGAAAGACCTGGAACAACTTTGTCGTCCATCTTCATAA
- a CDS encoding sporulation protein: MRIPPYYEKGSWQRFFAGCVFGAIFSWIAFAYMFGVYQDTQIKHISKQAQEIKNLREDITIWQEDYKKLNEENQKGLTLQEVKVNLLNAERYKFDGLRELTLESEARKDISHLIAKEISTIYESRELIRKTIENKTFTIDEKDYQLEVRGIYLLYTELEVQVSMKFKDDKSREL, from the coding sequence ATGAGAATTCCACCTTATTATGAAAAAGGAAGTTGGCAGCGTTTCTTTGCAGGCTGTGTCTTTGGAGCTATTTTTAGTTGGATCGCCTTTGCTTATATGTTCGGTGTTTACCAGGATACTCAAATCAAACATATTTCAAAGCAAGCCCAAGAAATTAAGAATTTGCGTGAGGACATCACCATTTGGCAGGAGGATTATAAAAAACTAAATGAAGAGAATCAAAAAGGGTTAACTCTTCAAGAAGTAAAAGTAAACCTCTTAAACGCAGAAAGATATAAATTCGATGGACTACGCGAGCTCACTCTTGAATCTGAGGCTAGAAAGGATATCAGTCACTTAATTGCAAAAGAAATATCGACAATCTATGAAAGCAGGGAACTTATCCGAAAGACAATCGAAAACAAAACGTTTACAATCGATGAAAAAGACTATCAGCTTGAAGTACGCGGTATTTATTTATTATACACTGAGTTAGAGGTTCAAGTATCAATGAAGTTTAAGGATGATAAATCCAGGGAATTGTGA
- a CDS encoding sporulation protein, with amino-acid sequence MGVKVGFIEYFFTSYFIALGVILGGCILGGLGAFFIGNAPLLTMYRLAGNLKIWAIVAAIGGSFDVFYSFEQGIFQANTRGIIKQIFVICSATGGAQTGALIIYWLTQENPDL; translated from the coding sequence ATGGGTGTTAAGGTAGGTTTTATCGAATATTTTTTCACAAGTTATTTCATCGCTCTTGGCGTTATTCTTGGTGGGTGTATTTTAGGTGGGTTAGGTGCATTTTTTATAGGCAATGCCCCATTATTAACGATGTATCGTTTAGCAGGAAACTTAAAGATTTGGGCGATCGTTGCAGCTATTGGTGGTTCATTTGATGTGTTTTACAGCTTTGAACAAGGAATATTTCAAGCAAATACTAGGGGAATCATCAAGCAAATTTTTGTCATATGCTCAGCAACGGGAGGCGCGCAAACTGGTGCATTAATTATATACTGGTTAACTCAGGAGAATCCGGATTTATGA
- the dnaE gene encoding DNA polymerase III subunit alpha, giving the protein MDFIHLQVKSAYSLLSSSCKIEELVQRGVELGYHSLAITDINNMYGAIPFYKACIANGLKPIIGLTISIYQDEEQKISYPLVLLAKNNKGYQNLIKISSASLTMNRGAIVKKWLRAYSEGIIAISPGIKGEIEQLILQDDYDKAKEIALEYKQIFQNEFYFSIQDHGLQEEYRIREVMMNWNKSLGIELVATNDVQYIHQEDAFVQECLLAIKNGTKLSDKTREKLPSEEYYLKSKEAMKSLFREYESALRNTKLIADKCNVSIEFGQKLLPKYPVPDQKDAHTYLEELSYQGLKTRKLDKSHYLDRLSYELGIIKEMGFSDYFLIVWDFMKYAHDQGILTGPGRGSAAGSLVSFVLGITNVDPVQANLLFERFLNPERISMPDIDIDFPDDRRDEMIQYVSGKYGAIHVAQIITFGTLSTKAVLRDVGRVLGVSPQESDAIARKVPSRLGITLSEAYQESASLRKHIDESSIIKKLFDVALKLEGLPRHTSTHAAGVIISDLPLTDIVPIQDGGQGVYLTQYSMDILEEIGLLKMDFLGLRNLTILKRILEMIRYEKKLTINLEDVPLDDQKTFSLLSRGDTTGVFQLESSGMRSVLKRLKPTHFEDIVAVNALYRPGPMENIPTYIENKQNPTKITYLHPQLEEILKPTNGVIVYQEQIMQIASKMAGFSLGEADLLRRAVSKKKKDVLDSERKHFVDGCLRKGFNETVAHEVYDLIVRFANYGFNRSHAVAYSLVAYHLAYLKANFPIYFMAALLTSVIGNEDKIAGYVRETKTKGIDILPPSINNSHFAFLVQNGAIRFSLAAIKNVGAQTLRKILASRKEGPFQDLFEFCTRTNTNRKTLESLIFAGCFDEFREDRSTLIASIDVALDYAELVKPESDDQIDFSFDEELLLKPNYIQVEPLKPEDKLKFEKEAIGFYLSSHPATAYEKYWRSYKPVKISDGSTHGLGKKVKIVALITNERTIRTKKGEQMSFLVMSDESGEIDATVFPNKHREYYKILETGTVVLLEGKFETRNNSVQFVVQEAKTMDELKESYVEHILFIKIEPKYENSETLFTLKQLLSQHHGDTEVVMYYEENQKTIKLPKNFFVTPTEQCLSKIREVIGEKNVVLKSR; this is encoded by the coding sequence GTGGATTTTATTCACCTCCAAGTGAAGAGTGCATACAGTCTGTTATCGAGCAGCTGTAAAATTGAGGAGCTAGTGCAAAGAGGCGTGGAGCTGGGATATCATTCATTAGCTATTACAGATATCAATAATATGTATGGTGCAATTCCGTTTTATAAAGCGTGCATCGCAAACGGACTGAAACCAATTATCGGTTTGACAATTTCTATCTATCAAGATGAGGAACAAAAAATAAGTTATCCGTTAGTCTTATTAGCGAAAAATAATAAAGGATATCAAAATTTAATCAAAATTAGCAGTGCGTCATTAACAATGAATCGCGGTGCCATCGTAAAGAAATGGTTGCGCGCGTATAGTGAAGGAATTATTGCAATTTCTCCAGGTATAAAAGGAGAAATTGAGCAGCTTATTTTACAGGATGACTATGATAAGGCAAAAGAAATTGCGTTAGAATATAAGCAAATTTTTCAAAATGAATTTTACTTTTCCATTCAGGATCATGGATTACAAGAAGAATATCGTATTAGAGAAGTAATGATGAATTGGAACAAAAGCTTAGGAATAGAACTAGTAGCAACCAATGATGTTCAGTACATACATCAAGAAGATGCTTTCGTTCAAGAGTGTTTGTTAGCTATTAAAAACGGTACAAAGCTCTCAGATAAAACTCGTGAAAAGCTGCCAAGCGAAGAATACTACTTAAAATCTAAAGAAGCAATGAAGAGCCTGTTTAGGGAATATGAATCAGCGTTACGAAATACAAAATTAATTGCAGACAAATGTAATGTTTCGATAGAGTTCGGACAAAAGCTATTACCAAAGTATCCTGTGCCGGACCAAAAGGATGCCCATACATACTTAGAAGAGTTATCTTACCAAGGTTTGAAGACTAGAAAACTAGATAAAAGTCACTACCTGGATCGCCTTTCTTATGAACTAGGCATCATTAAAGAGATGGGGTTTAGTGATTACTTTTTGATTGTATGGGATTTTATGAAATATGCTCACGATCAAGGAATATTAACTGGCCCTGGACGTGGTTCAGCAGCTGGGTCTCTCGTTTCTTTTGTACTTGGTATAACAAATGTGGACCCTGTTCAAGCAAATTTATTATTTGAGAGATTTTTAAACCCTGAAAGAATTTCAATGCCAGATATCGATATAGACTTCCCTGATGACCGCAGAGACGAAATGATCCAATACGTTTCAGGTAAGTATGGTGCAATTCACGTTGCCCAGATCATAACGTTCGGAACGTTATCAACAAAAGCAGTTCTCCGTGATGTGGGAAGAGTATTAGGAGTATCTCCACAAGAATCGGATGCAATTGCGAGAAAGGTCCCGTCCAGGCTAGGTATAACCCTTTCTGAGGCTTATCAAGAATCAGCGTCACTTCGTAAGCATATAGATGAATCTAGCATTATAAAAAAGTTGTTTGATGTTGCATTAAAGCTTGAAGGGTTACCAAGACATACATCTACACATGCTGCCGGTGTCATTATTAGTGATTTGCCTCTTACAGATATTGTTCCCATTCAAGATGGTGGACAAGGAGTATATTTGACTCAATATTCAATGGATATCCTAGAGGAAATTGGACTGTTAAAGATGGACTTTCTTGGCTTGCGTAACTTAACAATCTTAAAGAGAATTTTAGAAATGATACGGTACGAGAAGAAGCTGACAATTAACTTGGAAGACGTTCCGTTAGATGATCAAAAGACCTTTAGCTTATTAAGTAGAGGTGACACGACAGGAGTTTTCCAACTGGAATCATCTGGTATGAGAAGTGTGTTGAAACGATTAAAACCAACACACTTTGAAGATATTGTGGCAGTCAATGCGCTGTATAGACCGGGTCCAATGGAAAATATCCCTACCTATATTGAAAATAAACAAAATCCTACTAAGATCACGTACCTTCATCCACAGCTTGAAGAGATACTAAAGCCAACAAATGGTGTGATTGTCTACCAAGAACAAATTATGCAAATTGCCTCGAAAATGGCAGGATTCTCGTTAGGAGAAGCTGATTTACTCCGAAGAGCTGTTAGTAAAAAGAAAAAAGATGTACTGGATTCAGAGCGGAAACATTTTGTTGATGGATGTTTGAGGAAAGGCTTTAACGAAACTGTTGCACATGAGGTATATGACTTAATCGTACGATTTGCGAATTACGGATTTAATAGAAGTCATGCTGTAGCCTATAGTTTGGTAGCCTATCACTTAGCCTACTTAAAGGCAAATTTTCCAATCTATTTTATGGCAGCTTTATTAACTAGTGTAATTGGTAATGAAGATAAAATTGCAGGTTATGTTCGAGAAACAAAGACAAAGGGAATTGACATCCTGCCACCGTCTATAAATAATAGTCACTTTGCTTTTCTCGTTCAAAACGGTGCAATTCGGTTCAGCTTAGCAGCTATAAAAAATGTAGGCGCACAAACGCTTCGCAAAATACTGGCTAGTAGGAAGGAAGGGCCATTTCAAGATCTATTTGAGTTTTGTACCCGAACGAATACGAATCGAAAAACACTAGAGTCGTTAATATTTGCTGGGTGCTTTGATGAATTCAGGGAAGATCGCTCGACGTTAATAGCAAGTATCGATGTGGCTCTTGATTATGCTGAGCTTGTGAAACCAGAAAGTGATGACCAAATTGATTTTTCATTTGATGAAGAACTTTTACTCAAACCTAACTATATCCAAGTAGAGCCTCTAAAACCAGAAGATAAGCTGAAGTTTGAAAAGGAAGCAATTGGCTTTTATTTGTCAAGCCATCCTGCAACTGCTTATGAAAAGTATTGGAGAAGCTACAAGCCTGTCAAGATTTCTGATGGTAGTACTCATGGTCTGGGTAAGAAAGTGAAAATTGTTGCTCTCATCACTAATGAAAGAACAATTCGTACAAAAAAGGGTGAGCAAATGTCCTTTCTTGTAATGAGTGACGAAAGTGGAGAGATTGATGCAACGGTTTTCCCAAATAAACATAGAGAATATTATAAAATCTTAGAAACAGGTACTGTCGTTTTGTTAGAAGGAAAATTTGAAACGAGAAATAATTCCGTTCAATTTGTTGTTCAGGAAGCAAAGACAATGGATGAATTGAAGGAATCGTATGTGGAACACATATTATTTATTAAAATTGAGCCGAAATACGAGAATTCAGAAACTTTGTTTACATTAAAACAGTTATTATCACAGCATCATGGTGATACTGAAGTTGTAATGTATTATGAAGAAAATCAAAAGACAATAAAACTTCCAAAAAACTTTTTTGTAACGCCTACAGAGCAATGTTTGAGCAAAATTCGTGAGGTAATTGGAGAGAAAAATGTTGTGCTGAAATCACGATAA
- a CDS encoding NAD-dependent malic enzyme, whose product MSTLKEEALHIHRIHQGKLESGSKIPVRNAKDLSLAYSPGVAEPCKAIYDDKNKVYEYTMKGNMVAVVSDGTAVLGLGNIGPEAALPVMEGKAVLFKSFAGVDAFPICLNTTDIEKIIETVKLLEPTFGGVNLEDIAAPNCFVIEERLKKETNIPIFHDDQHGTAIVTVAGLVNALKLVGKSMSEIKVVANGAGAAGIAIIKLLYRYGVRDIIMCDSKGSIYEGRPFGMNSVKEEVASYTNREKIEGSLVDVLKGADVFIGVSVEGALTKEMIKEMNPDPIIFAMANPNPEIMPADAKEAGAKVIGTGRSDFPNQVNNVLAFPGIFRGALDVRATHINEQMKIAAVEAIASLIKENELTADYVIPAPFDPRVAPAVAAAVAKAAMETGVARIKMDPEDVAQKTRDLAIIGKGE is encoded by the coding sequence ATGTCAACATTAAAGGAAGAAGCATTACATATTCACCGTATTCATCAAGGAAAACTAGAATCTGGGTCTAAAATCCCTGTGCGTAATGCAAAAGATTTAAGCTTGGCGTATTCTCCAGGAGTAGCAGAGCCTTGTAAAGCAATTTATGATGATAAGAATAAAGTGTACGAATATACAATGAAAGGCAACATGGTTGCAGTAGTTTCAGATGGAACTGCTGTACTAGGTCTAGGGAATATTGGACCTGAAGCTGCCCTCCCAGTAATGGAGGGAAAGGCTGTGTTGTTTAAGAGCTTTGCGGGAGTAGATGCATTTCCAATTTGCTTGAACACAACTGATATAGAGAAGATAATTGAAACAGTGAAACTACTAGAACCTACTTTTGGTGGTGTGAATTTAGAAGATATTGCGGCACCAAACTGTTTTGTCATTGAAGAGCGCCTAAAGAAAGAAACAAACATTCCGATTTTCCATGATGACCAACATGGTACTGCGATTGTCACAGTTGCTGGTCTCGTGAACGCATTGAAATTAGTTGGTAAATCGATGTCTGAAATTAAAGTAGTTGCCAATGGGGCAGGAGCAGCCGGAATTGCCATTATCAAACTTTTATATCGTTATGGAGTTAGAGATATTATTATGTGCGATTCAAAAGGATCAATCTATGAAGGCCGTCCATTTGGTATGAATAGTGTGAAGGAGGAAGTTGCCTCTTACACAAACCGTGAAAAAATCGAAGGGTCATTGGTTGATGTTTTAAAAGGCGCTGATGTATTTATTGGTGTTTCCGTTGAGGGTGCATTAACGAAGGAAATGATTAAAGAAATGAACCCTGATCCTATTATTTTTGCAATGGCCAATCCGAATCCGGAAATTATGCCAGCTGATGCGAAGGAAGCAGGAGCAAAAGTAATTGGTACAGGAAGATCAGATTTTCCAAACCAGGTAAACAATGTACTGGCTTTCCCTGGAATTTTCAGAGGTGCATTAGACGTACGAGCAACACACATTAATGAACAAATGAAAATTGCAGCTGTTGAAGCTATTGCTAGCTTAATAAAGGAAAATGAGCTTACTGCAGATTACGTAATTCCAGCTCCTTTTGATCCTCGTGTTGCACCTGCAGTTGCTGCAGCAGTTGCAAAAGCTGCGATGGAAACAGGAGTAGCGAGAATTAAAATGGACCCTGAGGATGTTGCCCAGAAGACAAGGGACCTAGCTATTATCGGAAAAGGCGAGTGA